One segment of Chelmon rostratus isolate fCheRos1 chromosome 17, fCheRos1.pri, whole genome shotgun sequence DNA contains the following:
- the alg1 gene encoding chitobiosyldiphosphodolichol beta-mannosyltransferase: MATYCAWPAYLTVLTLIAALLIGFYATGSNVTWPAVSLTVVTGLVSLWLRRLRRRDGGTDRRVCVLVLGDIGRSPRMQYHALSLSKHGYNVTFVGFLETKPHPDVLREEKITTVPITEVKGVQVGPKILTYVTKVVVQCLQLLHVLLRGETQSHILMQNPPGLPSIAVVWLVCVLRGSRFVIDWHNYGYTVMALSHGQGHPVVQLAKRYERFFGPLASHNLCVTNAMRDDLQKNWSIKATTLYDRPASIFRETPLRLRHELFMRLADTYPQFRSSRSEEAQVEVEVEVKVERTVFSDCDLTDDTVTLRAERPALLLSSTSWTEDEDFSVLLKALEEYEGFIKGGASLPSLVCVITGKGPQKEHYRKLIDRLHLEHVTICTPWLEAEDYPVLLGSADLGVCLHKSSSGLDLPMKVVDMFGCCLPVCAIHFNCLHELVKHEENGLIFRDSQELAGQLKSLLSDFPSSDGRLGAFRRNLRTSRGQRWDDNWDQNVLPLISGP, translated from the exons atggcgaCGTACTGCGCCTGGCCGGCTTATCTCACTGTACTTACGCTAATTGCGGCGCTTTTAATCGGGTTTTATGCCACAGGTTCAAATGTAACATGGCCGGCGGTGTCTCTGACGGTTGTAACCGGACTGGTGTCGCTGTGGTTGCGGAGGTTGCGGCGGCGGGACGGCGGGACGGACCGGcgggtgtgtgtgctggtgctCGGGGACATCGGTCGCAGTCCTCGGATGCAGTATCACGCCTTGTCCCTCAGCAAACACGGATATAACGTTACTTTTGTCGGGTTTTTGG AGACCAAACCTCATCCAGATGTGCTGCGAGAGGAGAAAATAACGACTGTCCCCATAACAGAAGTGAAAGGTGTTCAAG tggGACCAAAAATCCTCACCTACGTGACGAAGGTGGTCGTTCAgtgtctgcagcttcttcacGTGCTGCTGAGGGGGGAGACACAGTCTCACATCCTGATGCAG AATCCTCCAGGCTTGCCCAGCATTGCGGTGGTTTGGCTCGTGTGCGTCCTGCGCGGCAGCAGATTCGTCATCGACTGGCACAACTACGGCTACACCGTCATGGCCCTGAGCCACGGCCAGGGACACCCGGTGGTGCAGCTGGCAAAGCG GTACGAACGCTTCTTCGGCCCTCTGGCCTCTCACAACCTGTGTGTCACCAACGCAATGAGGGACGACCTGCAGAAAAACTGGTCCATCAA GGCGACGACTCTGTACGACAGACCCGCCTCCATCTTCAGGGAGACTCCGCTGAGGCTGCGGCACGAGCTCTTCATGAGACTGGCCGACACGTATCCTCAGTTCCGGAGCAGCAG GTCTGAGGAGGcgcaggtggaggtggaggtggaggtgaaggtggagaggACCGTCTTCTCAGATTGTGACCTCACTGATGACACAGTGACCTTGAGGGCGGAGCGACCGGcgctgctgctcagcagcacCAGCTGGACAG aggatgaagacTTCTCCGTCCTGCTGAAGGCTCTCGAAG AGTACGAAGGTTTCATCAAAGGCGGAGCGTCTCTGCCGTCTCTGGTGTGTGTGATCACAG gtaaaGGTCCTCAGAAGGAACACTACAGGAAGCTGATCGACCGCCTGCACTTAGAACATGTGACGATCTGCACCCCCTGGCTGGAGGCCGAGGACTATCCCGTCTTATTGG GTTCAGCAGATCTCGGCGTTTGTCTCCACAAGTCGTCCAGCGGTCTGGATCTGCCCATGAAGGTGGTGGACATGTTCGGCTGCTGCCTGCCCGTCTGCGCCATCCACTTCAACTG TTTACATGAGCTGGTGAAGCACGAGGAGAACGGACTGATCTTCAGAGACTCTCAGGAACTCGCCGGGCAGCTCAAG tctCTCCTGTCAGACTTTCCCAGTTCAGACGGCAGACTGGGTGCGTTCAGGAGGAACCTCCgcaccagcagagggcagcgcTGGGACGACAACTGGGACCAGAACGTCCTGCCTCTGATCTCTGGTCCTTAA